Sequence from the Rutidosis leptorrhynchoides isolate AG116_Rl617_1_P2 chromosome 3, CSIRO_AGI_Rlap_v1, whole genome shotgun sequence genome:
CATTGACAATGCATTGGTTGTATGGAAAGGAACATACAGATCATTTGGAAGAAGTAATCTCGAGCTACTGAAGATCATGGATCTTTCAAACAATAACTTATCTGGAGAGCTTCCCTCTGAGATCACTCGTCTTATTGAATTAGTCTCTTTAAATATCTCCCTCAACAAACTGAATGGTGAACTCTCTAAAGATATTGGTATGTTAAAATCTCTTGATTCTCGTGACTTGTCCAGAAATCACTTTTCTGGAAAGATTCCATCGAGTTTGTCACAGTTGGACGGTTTAGGTTATCTTGACCTCTCATACAATAACTTGTCAGGAGAAACACCAACTGCGACTCAATTCCAACGCTTTAATTCAACCTCCTATGAAAGTAACCCACTACTTTATGGACCTCCACTCACACCAATATCTCGGCCTACATCTACTACTAGTATCTTTGTTGTGGAGGATGACAACGACATAAATGGAGATGACGACATTTGGAAATCGTATTACATGGGTATGGGTACGGGATTCGCAGTAGGATTTTGGGGAATTTGTGATCTTATATTTCTCAACCGTCGATGCAGACATTTTACTTTTTGCATCATTGCATCTCGCAAAGGATTGGATACATGTAACAGTTGTTGTGTTATTCCGGAAGTTAAAAAGATGAATATTCAAGTATTCTATAATAGTCATTCTGAAAATAAAGTAtgttataatgttatatatattgcATCTATTCTTTGTTGCAATACTATTACTACAAAAACAACTATAGATCGTTTGTTTTCCAGTTATTGGCATGCCTTAACAAATGATGCCCACCTGGGATTTATATCGTCGGCTAGATAATATCCTCTTTTGTACTCAACCCCATTTACAGTAAAATGACTGTCTTCTATTTCTCCATTAAGCATTTAGTTCAATAGATTACTAGCGTTCAAGACGTTTAAGTCGTTTGAATCCGCAACCCCAAAAAAGCATGCCAAATCCAGTTATTATATGAGGCTACGGCTTCTAGCATAATAGTTGAAACATTGTGATCGCCTCGAGTGAATTGACCTTTCCATGCAACGGGACATTTTCTCcatgcccaatgcatacaatctatgCTTCCCATCATTCCAAGTAAACCGTGAATATCTTCGTGAGCTTCATACAATCGTTTGATATCATCCGTGGTAGGCTCTCGTATATATTCATCTTTATATAAATCAATAATACACTTACAGAAGTTCATTAACGATTAAGGACATGCTCGTTCCGacatttgtgaaatgtcccgttcatatcaattataaatgttccatattaattgatttcgttgcgaggttttgacctctatatgagacatttttcaaagactgcgttcgATTTTAaagacaaaccataacctttattttatcgataaaggttttaaaagcataacgtagattatcaagtaatgataatctaaaatgtaacgtttaacacacgaccattacataatattttacaataCTATTACACATTGATATAAATCTtctaatgcagtttttaaacaatataatacaagaatGCAGACTCCAAATCCAGTCTTtacttagcatgcaacaacggaagcttcttaataatcacctgagaataaacatgctttaaacgtcaacaaaaatattggtgaattataggtttaacatatatatcaaatcgtaataatagaccacaagatttcatatttcaatacacatcccatacatagagataaaaatcattcatatggtgaacacctggtaaccgacattaacaagatgcatataagaatatccccatcattccgggacacccttcggacatgataataatgaattctaagtactaaagcatccggtactttggatggggtttgttaggcccaatagatctatctttaggatccacgtcaattagtagatcggtttactaattcttaggctaccaaggaaaaaggggcatatttggcttcgatcattcacccatataatgtagttttgattacttgtgtctatttcgtaaagcatttataaaactgtatgtattctcatcccaaaaatattagattttaaaagtgggactataactcactttcacagatttttacttcgtcgggaagtaacacttggccactggtcgattcacgaacctataacaaatatatacatatatatcaaagtatgatcgaagtatattcacaacattttttattacgttttaatgatttaagtttattaagtcagctgtcctcgttagtaacctacaactagttttccacagttagatgtacataaataaatcaatatatattatcttgaatcaatccacgacccaatgtatacacgtctcaggctagatcacaactcaaagtatatatattattttggaatcaacctcaaccctgtatagctaactcaagcattactgcatatagagtgtctatggttgttccaaataatatatatacatgggtcgatatgatatgtcaaaacattgtatacgtgtctatggtatcccaagattacataatatatgttataatacaatataagttagctaggatatgatttgtatagatttgttacaaatttcacgtagctacaacaagtaaaattatccaatcttgttttacccataacttcttcgttttaaatatgttttgagtgattcaaattgctatggtttcatattgaactctagtttttgaaactaaacagaaaaagtataggtttatagtcagaattacaggttacaaatcatttttgtagaggtagtcatttcagtcaaaagaacgacgtctagatgaccattttgaaaagcatatttccactttgagttttaaccatgatttttggatatggtttcatgttcataataaaaatcattttcccagaataacaactttaaatcaaagttcaacatagtttttaattatccataccaaaacagcccccggtttcactacgacggcgtatatccggttttatggtgttcttcgtgtttccaggttttaaatcattaagttagcatatcatatagatatagaacatgtgtttaactaattttaaaagttaagttagaaggattaactttgtttgcgaacaagtttagaattaactaaactatgttctagtgattacaagtttaaatcttcgaatatgatagttatatatatgtgaatcgaatgatgttacgaacatcattactaccttaaatatagtaggtaaacctactggaagtgtcaAGAaaagatttagcttcaacggattctcggatggcttgaaagttcttgaagtagaatcatgacacgaaaacaaattcaagtaagtttatcactcgaattaagatagttatagttatagaaatcgaaccaaagtttgaatatgtgtATTACCTTGGATTAGAAAGATAtcctactataaataagaaagattccttgaggttggatgatcactcaaaatggattagcaagattgaaagtaagctagcaaacttggaagtgtcgttgatgtgttcttgagtagttgttttgtaacttgatttatgtatagatttatgaactagattgatgtagtttttgatgaagataatggagaacacttagaacaatggaagaacacttgagagagagttgtttgatgcatgtaagttgcaaaatgaaagtgttatggttgttgATTCTTCACGTGAATGAGGGGTACCATataaggctccattagtttgtaattttgtgtaatcattcatgctagttgtcaaatgattgttcccacatgttaaatgactcacatgggctgctaaggagctgatgattgagtgtatataccaatagtaaatatatctagaagctgtgtattgtacgagtacgaatacgggtgcatacgagtagaattgttgatgaaaatgaacgaggacgtaattgtaagcatttttgttaattagaagtactttgatatatgtccttaaggctttcaaaagtgtatgaatacatattaaaacactacatgtatatacattttaacggagtcgttaagtcatcgttagtcgttacatgtaaatgttgttttgaaaactttaagttaacgatcttgttaaatgtaattgacccattgttattacacttaaatgagatgttaaattgttatgttaacatgttaacatggtgtattaatatatctaatatcatatatatatatgtgtgtaaaatactattaaaacgataatcgttacatatatatgttgtttcgaaatccttaagttagtagtctcatcttacttgtgtagttcattgttaatacacttaatgatatatgtaattatcatttcatcatgttaaacatagtgtattaatctcttaacatgatacatatgtatttagtaaaacgtttTTATACGATAGTCTTTATATATATATCGTCTAgtgtttcttaattcactactttcattttatgtatataactcattgttaatgtacttggtgagatacttactcatcataatatcatgttaaatatatatatatatatatatatatatatatatatatatatatatatatatatatatatatatatatatatatcatgtcggtttttacaagttttaatgttcgtgaatcgtcagacaatttGGGTGACCAATTGACTACATAAcacatttcaataaatcaagtcttaataggtttgattgcttaacatgttagaaacatttaatcatacaaatatagttttcatttaatatataaacatggaaaagttcgggtcactacaatttgcaAGTACTCGTCAAAAAGATCGGGTGTATAACCATAAGCTAATTGCCGTAGAGCgacaattattattaagtatgtacTAATACTCAACTTTCCTCGCGCATCAACTCGTAAATGAAAATACCTAAAATATTCAGGTAGCGGATCTTTATGGTAGTTGAGAATATCTTCCATAATTCGAAGAAAAAAGCGACGCCGCATCTGAAACCTCCTTCTAAAATTATCGTCGGAGTATTTGCAACCTTCAACAAAA
This genomic interval carries:
- the LOC139899707 gene encoding receptor-like protein EIX2, which gives rise to MSYCTNLRFVDIGENKLSGNTPAWVGERLTRLYVLVLQSNMLSGSLPTQTCWLYNLHILDLSNNELVGNIPHCFGNFTSMSTKRSGDVMANHSCYSYRQKFIDNALVVWKGTYRSFGRSNLELLKIMDLSNNNLSGELPSEITRLIELVSLNISLNKLNGELSKDIGMLKSLDSRDLSRNHFSGKIPSSLSQLDGLGYLDLSYNNLSGETPTATQFQRFNSTSYESNPLLYGPPLTPISRPTSTTSIFVVEDDNDINGDDDIWKSYYMGMGTGFAVGFWGICDLIFLNRRCRHFTFCIIASRKGLDTCNSCCVIPEVKKMNIQVFYNSHSENKVCYNVIYIASILCCNTITTKTTIDRLFSSYWHALTNDAHLGFISSAR